The Megalobrama amblycephala isolate DHTTF-2021 linkage group LG16, ASM1881202v1, whole genome shotgun sequence genome includes the window AGAACCCTCTGAATCGTACTGAAGAGGCTTCTTTGACTAAGAATCAATCGACCATTATGCATTTTACAGTTTTGCAGGGTTTAGGGCTTTTAACCACTGAGCTCAGTCAAAACCCAAAAAATGGATCTGGGCATGAGCCAAAAGAACAGAAGAATCTGCTTTCACCAAGTTCACTGATCCTTGATACTCCATTACAAGTGAAATCACCCAGCCAAGtaatacttaataaaatgacagaaagcAGCAAAAATCCCAGCACCAATGGACCAAAACCCTTCGGGGTGTCACTAAAGAATCCAGACTCAATGTTTTTATTCTCTGCTTCAAAGCTGACCCCTACAATGATTCCAGACGCAACCAGGCTGAATTATTTTTCAAACATGGTAACCGCTGCTGGCGAAATGCACGTGACAAAACAATTTGTGGCCTCGCGGTTGATATCCGACTCCATGCATAGAATTGTCTCAGCGAGGGACGGACTAGAAAGCAAATCCATTTTTTACACCAAATCAAGTAAAGAGCGTCAAATTAAACCAACGCTCCAAACCTCAGCAAACAGTTTCGTTCATCGCTTGAGTAAAAGTGACCTTTCTTTGGTCGCTCAAAACTCTTCTCTTCTCAAAACGTCAGATCTTTGTACCAAAGAAGCCAGAACATCTAATATATCAGTGACAGAGAAACATAACAAAATGGATCATTTTCCAGTTCGGCTGAGTGAATTGATAGACTTTAGTACTGCCTCATTTACCAATGCTGAGGAAGCAACTATAGCAAATAAGCAAATGTTCATGAAACAGACTCAAAGTTCACTTGCCGCTTTCCGAACCCTTTTACCTCAAGAAGACACTTCAAAAAACCATGATCAGTTTGATGAATTATCTACAGCGTTGCCTCTTCCACCTCTGACAAAGCTTGAGAATGTGTTTCATGTCTTCAAAGTAAATGATCATCAGCCTCAAAAGCCTCTAAATCATTTCCCCTCAGAGAGATTAAAGCCTTTTGTATCAGCTCAAACTCATGAATCGATTCCACTTTCGTTTACATCTGCAACTGTGAAGAGATTCACAAATATGGAAAACTTGACTAAATTCGACTCTACTAACCAAAACCAACAGTATGGCGTGTCACAAAAAGTCTCATACATCATATCCAAGAGGCCAAACGTGAACTCAAGCAGATTAACAGGACACGAAACAGCAAACACAACCACAATCAACGAAAGCATGTCACATTTTAGGGTCCCACTTACTAACAGCAACATACCCACAACAAAGACCTTCATTACAACAACTATGTTTTTAAAACCCTGGGTGTCTTTTGCCAACATCTCCCTTTTCGCTCGTGCAATTCTGCAAAAAAAGTCCTTTCTGCTACCAACACCTTTCGGTAAGTCACAAAATACTGTGACAACAGACTCCAAAGTTTTCTCAAAAAGTAATAGCGAGTACGCCTTTTTAAATCACTCATTGACAACTAAAAAGATTGGTTTGCCGTTAGAGGACAAACAACAAGATCTTAAAAACCCAAGAGGGACTGTGATGCTGTTTTTTGGCAGCTACACAGTTAGCAGTATCCCATCAGTCCAACGGCTCATTGAAGCTCACCCTGGAGAGGTATTTCTCACAGAAGCACCGCAAACACAATCTGTACTTCAGATTGAGTCATACTTAAAGAAGAGAGATGACATGGTTAAACCAACAACTCTGAAACACCATGGTCAGAACAGCAGTTCAGTTGTAGGCATGAATCAAACCTTGTTGATGCCAATTCCGCGCAAGATTGTTTTACACCCAATTCACACATCTGTTTCCCCCGTTGTTCACTTGAATACAGAGTTTAAACGACATTTAACCCCCTCAGCTTCACCTTCAGTGTCTATTTGGCCAGCAATAACGCAAAAAAGTGGACAAGACAACCACAAAAATTCACTTTCATCATATCATATGTTTGTAAATTTATCAGATGTTAAGGAGCATCCTCAGAATATGACATCCAGCCAAATTTCTGGCATCAGTAGGCACACAACAGCTGTAGCACAGCCAGAAGGGGCCCTAAACACGTCACTCCTTGAATCATCCAATGGAACAACTTTTCctttgtttctttttcaaatgCAGAATGTGTTGCATAAAGAGCATTTGACCTTAACTGAAGACCACACTGATTTTTTCTCAACAGTAAATCAGCATTCACAAACGACGCAATCGGActttccagctgatgaaatgTCTAGTTTAGGCGCAACAGATGAAATACAAAAACACCTTGGGCGGACTGCGCTGTCTGCTGTTACTGGGGAAAAGTTCTCTCCTCTTGTCCATGCGGATTTAAGTTTCTCAAGTACAGAGAAACAATTGCTCCCCAATGGTTCATTACCGTCCAGGGGAGGAAGTGAAGATATTTCACATGCCATCACTCCATTTGCTGAAAGTGACTATGGGAGATCTACTGAGTTTGTGTCAGACCTGccagtaataaacaggaagaGGAGGGTTACATCATCCGATTCTCTCAGTGGGTAATGACTCAGAACTCTTAAATCACTTTTAATGTGGAAAACAGAAACAATTTTATTAGCATTTGTGCTGTGCTAGATCTATAagctgatagatagatagatagatagatagatagatagatagatagatagatagatagatagatagatagatagatagatagatagatagatagatagatagatagatagagtgtcaatatttgtttaatgggaTTAATGAGACACAAAATGGCAAACACAACCACAATGAATCCCCCCCACACACATCTGGTGGACTATTCAAATCtggaaaaaaaagcaaacaaacatgtttttacttgttttttcattttattttaattttccaaAGAAGTATGGCTGCTGTTGTTGTGGAAAAACTATACTTTACTGAATAAACTTTAGCTCCGCAAGTACAGATGCAATCTATAGAGATGCCAGCATGGTGATAAACTGTAGTCAACATGATTAATTTTCACTGCACTCAATTGAATTTTGACCATAAGATTGTCTTCTTCCAGTCTGGCGCAAATCTCAGATGATATCTGCGGCACTGGCAACTACACAGCAGAGATGAGTCTGAACTTGGAGAGAGATATCATGCCCGGAGATCTCATCCCTGCCCTAGGAAACCTGCGTGTCGTCATCAGCCTCAAAACAAATAACAGCCAGGTGAACCTAGAGATAAAATCCTGCTGCCTCTCTCCCACTGGAAGACTTGATGAATTTAACACCACCTGCTGCATTTTTTCCAGGTAATGTGCTCCTCTCAGGTTATTTTAGATTAACTCAAATCACATGGTGCCCTTGAACCAGGCCACATTTTACATTATGGTACCAAATCAGCTATGTGGTCCGAGCATGGCTGGATTATACGGATCCCATCTCCCTCGTTTTTATGTGAAGGTTTAATACATCAGCATTAGTTCCTGTTTATATGACTCAGCTACATTTTAACTGGTCACCTTATCACAGGGGAACAGCATTATAATGACTGGCTAAGAAACATTCCCTCAAACTGTTTAACTTGAGAAAGCTATAAATATACTGGGCGAAGTATGTGCCTATATCGAGCTGAAAGTTGTGTGGTTAGAGCAGTTCAGCAAACTGCTGATGTCTGTTTCCCTGCTGGTGTGTGAAGTATTAACTTTCTGTGAGTGTCTCAGCTCTGTTGCCAATAGCACACTTCCACTAATATCGAGAGACAGCACAGTGTGTACTTTCAGTAGATTCATGTACTAaatcttttttcaaaacaatCATCTATGAGGTAAATTCTTTCGAAATTCAATATTTTGGAAGTACATTTGATTAGCAAAATTGTCTCTCAATCAGGGGAGACATGTTTCCtcaaataaaatggaaaaataaataatttacaggacatacagtatataaaacagccatatcaccctgtagcccaagactggtttcCCACTAaagctaagcagggttgagtctggttagtacctggatgggagacctcctgggaaaactaggtaGCTGCTGGAAgcggtgttagtgaggccagcagggggtgctcaccctgtggtctgtgtgggtcctaacaccCTAGTATAGTGacggggacactatactgtaaccgggtgtgtctcatacgtcctgaaaagtgaaactgcgggctctttgatcgccccctggaggctggatgcagtacaggtcataaaccccgccctctcaatgcagtcgaatgagacttcagtgaaaacttaaaaataaattctgcttcaaataaaactttctgaaagatgattttggtcatttaaggtagttgttatcatgctgatatatattcaattgttcgtttttgtgataatttagattttagctagcaatttgatgctataaaaacggggcgtgtcgtcatgattcgaagttgattgacagcttgtctgaggactgtcggagcttcgaggggagattgaagatgtattatctaactattaattttcgatttctttgttatttaacaccaacaaaatgagttgttcagcagtaaactgtactaaccgacctacaggatctgacggatcactgaacctttttcTGTAACAATAAATATGGGCgtcataagctaattaataaatgttattagtagttaagataacacgcctaacgttagccatgacggggaaaaaagcaggtgatcgttatctggcagttacttattatttttatgggtataaaataataattagcaggacaaaactaatgatagcttacagcaatcgatctcctaacgttagttgaacttgatttaaaatggcaggaccgtttctgacgatttagagttgtttctagtggcatattatattgattttatctactgaatttgctgtttcaaaaatattattgctctagaaacagaatagcctattattttataggtagaattttaaattgtgtataatttttatagtctatttaaaatacatgaatgatgacacagtcgtctgggcggaagtttgataccgcgactccgcctccgggctccactgacgattccttctgcgcatgcccaggctccaaactttttttttttttgacgtattgcgtaacgtgtcagcgcccattcatcggcccattttggcttcagttcaatacaatggaaggaagcggcgttgcgtcgtccatctttttttacagtctatgactgtaacaagcaccgtccttcggatgagacgttaaaccaaGGTCCTGACTccctgtggtcattaaaaatcccatggcaGTTCTtgtaaagagtaggggtgtaaccccggtgtcctggccaaattccctccatTGGCCCTTACCAATCATGGACTGTTTATAATCCCCAACCACTGAATTGGCTCTaacactctctctcctctccacctatagctggtgtgtggtgaatGCACTGGCGCCGTATCGATGGATGGGTATCGGGAATTTCCAAAGCGGCGTCTCTCATACTGTATAGTGCGCAATACTGAACTGAGTTCTTTTCTCCAACTTTTTGCACttaaacaaatacacacaaaattatgtcaaaatatctTTGTAAATATAGTCAATTATGTCTAAATGAACATGAAACAATTGACAAAGAAAACGTAcatgtaacagtatattggatccgtgcagctcttaaagtgacagcagcctaatattcctgctgccgtCTCTATAATAacgttaatcaaacaacaaaagacaaagagaaaattcaCTCGctgttcttgactgaataatttttgtaacTATATTcgttatgtatattttattattttattaagtgcagtgttattttacatttgattatagTTTCTACCTGAAAACCTTAAAAcacagttgtatttatttgtgcgattgctaatttgtttatttgttctttttaattACTgagtgtttacttgtctttaataatgcttGAAATTTATATTAGATAGGCTAGTTGTTTTTAAACCATTGGCAAAAGTTCCTTGTGTAAGTGTTCTTTAGCCTGTTGAGTTTTGTACATGGTATTCAGCTACAAtgaaatattttgcaataagaCCTAGAATAAATGTGAATATCATCTAATTCTGCGTCCCAATTCACCTACTTATActatgccctaaaagtatgtactgtttttgtgaagaaaaagtacatacttttgagtgtgtaacAGAAGAATATGCAAGCTTTGGGAAATACTACTCCGTCATAATTGCGTCTTTAATGGACACTCTGTCGCTTAGTTACGTGCATCCTGTCACTGTTTAAACTGCCCTGTCAGTCATgttgtcacagttaaaatcttccaaattcaattaaatttaatttcctaccATTTCAGAAAGAAATGTATCATGTTGatctgccagtcatgggtcTTATATGTGTTAAACTCTCCTAGCTCatgtttgcataatgatgcatttaaaagttaatgaccaaacaCGTCGGTATAAAAGTTCACAATcctgatgaaatataatgtggataacatttaataaatatttttcgtCACGttagatactgattattaatcacCTTTATCTTAACCGTTCTGCTTAACCGtcgtagttttttttttaacactttttattcgtgtttgtagttctaatcaAATCCTCGTCCACAgcacaatgggttgtgggcaatattagccgttAAGAGTGTGCACGGTTCTGCACTTCGTATTCTAACCTGAAAAAATAGACCATCCGGGTATGTTTGGAATACTTATTTCAACATACTACAATTTGGGACATACTAATTCTATTTTCGAAtactatttatatttaaatagctAATAGCTTTTTAATAGCTAAATATTTTCTTCACTGTATTATTGTAGTTATTTTTAAGCAGTGTAAAAAATAACGGTGTAACAGAAGTAGCGACAGATCTTCcctatagagtacctcagggatgacgcgtttttgtaggccaacccggaagttagcggcgcacgggttcccttgGTTGAAAGCCtattggaaaatcgcagaaaataagctctgtgtttaacaaagggttatgacacttacacgttttgtctatcaagataatctttacaagttaacacaacatttatagattttgaagcctaaataaagtcgtcagatataaaaggctaacagtaggctataaacggactacagcacaccatggtcgcagatcaacgtcaccaccaagcttcctcaaactttatttaaaaaacaactttatttataaacatgcttgctgattatgatctgtgctgttatgaatacttatccactttcatgagaaatgctgtccaaatgtcccgtttttaatgatgacgtctaaagtagtccccgccaaaggaagtagtcccttttagcaatttgttagcaaccgccgattttaagacacagtaaaagtttacaaaaatcacaagtgggttataactggtgtgttttatgtcatagatcaaaacgtgaaagtatttagaggctttgttaaccacagaccttatttcaggcgatttagcaaaaacccattcaaaaaacccatagactttacggtgttggaaccggaagtcctaatgctaactcgcttccgggttttgcctacaaaaatgcgtcatccctgaggcactctattgtGTCCTACATCTGGCAGGGGGCGGGTTCTATACAGGGTTTATGAGGACGAAATGATTAGagaatgattggagaagtccggcatacatcaccagagagaagtctgtcaTTTCACTGCAAGAtccagttatgacattttgtATGAATGAATCTTTCACAATAACATCAATAAGATGAATATCAGAATATAGAACATATTATCAAAAATCTGCATTACAACACTTCATCCACAGGTTTTAATTGACATGCTTTTTAGTTCAAGACATTTCACCTCAGTTTGCATCACTTGTCTCAAGGTTATAATTTTAGTAATGTGCGTGCTATCAGAGCTAATGCGTCTGTTTGATTTGTACTCCCTCAGGCTGCCTATAGAGCCCCATGGCATTAGACTGCTTCCTAGCGTCCTGTCAAAGAGGGCTAGCTTCACCATCAGTCTCTTCCAGATGATCAATTACTCCACCGCTTACCTGCACTGTGACCTGAGCGTGTGCTTGAGGAACCATTCTGAGTGCGAGAGGGTGAGTCTCAACCCGGCCTCACAGATGAAAACTTGGGGATCATTTATCACTGTTGAAGAGGTCTCAATATTTCCTCCTGAAAGATTTTCTACTTTTCATTACTCTCCCTCTTTTGATGACAGCATCTGCAGTTTCTAAATAAATGATCTTCTGCGGCTTGTTACTCTGTCACTGTAAGACAGAAAGTGAAGCGGTCTGTAGTTCGTAGGCTAACAGAATAACTCGCCGAGTCTGTAAACAAGTTGAAAGTATGCAGAAGTTAAGGGAATTTATTTCTGCGCAGTATAATGGGTTGATTTCAGGATGATGACAGTATTGGTTATCCATTTCTCATCTCAGCAGTGTTTGCAGCATCGAAATGCACATCTCAGAGAGGAATCGAGGGCCATCTTCAGCAGCACAGGAAATCGCATTTCTTTCGGCCCTGTTTTGAAAGGAGCAGACAATTCATCAGCCTCTGAAACAGCAGGTAATGTATAAGCAAAGGTTTTCTGGTGGAGTGATAATACTAACTAATGGAAAGATATTTCAGCCAAACTGTCGGTCTGATTTGGTTTGTTAATGCCGTACAGATGACACTGAAGCCATGGTGGTGATTATCAGCTCAGTGGCCTGCTGTTTGCTGGCGTGTTTGGCTCTCTTGCTTGTCTGGATTGGGAACAGGCGTTGTCTGCAAAGGTCTGCCTACTGCTGGTCCAGGGGCCTTTGTGAATGCTAACAAAACGGCGCTCACTGCAATTCAGCCAACCGGACTAAAATCTGCATCGAGCACTCAATCATTATCTGACAGTTTTTGAATTGCTCATCATTATGTTTAGTTGCTGCACTGGGTATTAACATTGTTAAAAGTGACTCAAAGTGCTCTTGAATAATCATTTATACTGCATTATAGTGCCAAGCTTTGAGAATTTCAATAGAGATGTTAAAAATACAAGCCGATTAACCAGTTCAATGTGAATACTTATACTGAGTAAATATTGTCAGCACACagctatttaaagggataattcacataattcaccctcatgtcgtttcagaACCTACCTTCCTTCTGTATTAAAGTGCAGTCACATTTACCTTAGTTTGGCAAATTTTCTCAGacgaaatccagtcatttctgTAGGAATCAATGTGAATGGGGATTTAATTTGATGACAAAAGATTTCCCCACAAAAATTTTGCAAGGGGTTCAAGTTTCTCAAACAGATTGTCCAACTGATTGGTTTAAAAGAGACTTCAGTATGAGCTGTGCTCTATACATTGCTATATTATTGACAATAGACAATGGTCAATGTTGCTGAAATTTTGTGCtatatgtcaagtcaagtcacctttatttatatagcgctttttacaatgcagatagtgtcaaagcagctttacattgataactggtatatatttttggctgcacagcagctcttcaagaatagtgtcaatgcaggcagatcaaagcactgttgaatatcaaatgtcaagtcaaatgtcaagtgtccccaactaagcaagccaaaggcgacagcagcaaggaatccaaactccaacaggtgacatcaggtggcaaacaagtggcaaataggtgttaaaatggagaaaaaaaaccttgggagaaaccaggcttagtcggggggccagttctcctctggcgaacagtgctttgttacgactcaggatgctatcataagtccgataggatcgcaacattcaaagtatttatttcagttccatccagttgaggatcgtattcatcatgccggtatggacggttgttGAGGAGCTGCGCCACTGGTGGTCGTGttgatgatctagttgacttaatctctgctgatacttcagggctgcgctgtggtcgtgtcaaggcgcaggtcctcggtctcacctggatacggccccCGATCCGGTtaactacggtaaacctcgggataaacagaaaaactaatattagcgtagatgccattcttctgatgatgtaacaagtacatctggtgttataggaagtgttcccggcaTATGTGACCGCATCTTAACacaaaagatgttttgaagaatgtttatgGAAGTCTGTCAAGTCCTAAACAATagtggaccccactgactttcattgtatggacatttctcaaaatgtgtaacagacatttctcaaaatgtgacccgtgctggcaaaatgagtcacgagcacattttcaaaaatgagttaTTGTTATTCTTACGTTCACTAttaaaaaaccttcaaaatgatgtttttttatgaaaacataaaatgactgagctacacctgtttTAAGTCAATAGAGTCAGCAAAGACAATTTTTCGATGTAtagttttctgaaggttccaaaacaaaatctcCTAGCAATcataccttaaaatccctggtGATACCACCAAATTTGGAacaaaccaagtcaaaacccatatctataagaaatatatatatatgttcaacttatttttttccatgattccacaattgtatgattaacattaatgaaacagacagtCTATATATTAAGACTGTACCGCACGTAGCCtatctaatataatgttacacatcagatgtttttaccccaacagttaaccaaacgttcatttaagacataacagataatgtttgcGTGAATAATCGCCAAGACAGATTTCTTTGAAATACTGTTCTGTGTATATGTGTCGGGATCGCGATCTGAGGCGTCATTGTGCCCGACTGCCCGCACTTCGGATCTGTTACTCGGCGTGAGTAAGATAGTTTTtcttacatcagcatgagtatgaaaatcacatttcattagTTCAGACTCATGCAATCGAGAATTCGCTATTTCACAAAGCTGGAATGCTGCGCTTTACAACGATACCAAATTTTACTGAGAGGAAGCGCCAGTCATCCAGAAGTGGGCAGATAAAAACAGCATGGTCAAAACAAAAAGGTAGGctactcctctcagaaaacgtaaaaaagaaaatacttttagatgtttaattgctgtTTGGAGCATCGTTAGATAAAGGCTTaatgaattaaagggttagttcacccaaaaatgaaaattctgtcatttattacttaccctcatgccgttttacacccgtaagaccttcgttaatctttagaacacaaattaagatattttagttgaaatccgatagctccgtgaggcctccatagggagcaatggacacttcctctctcaagatccataaaggtactaaaaacatatttaaatcggttcatgtgagtacagtggttcaatattaatattataaagcgactagaatatttttggagagccaaaaaaacaaaataatgacttatttagtgatggccgatttcaaaacactgcttcatgaagcatcggagcataaattaatcagtgtgtcgaatcatgattcagatcgcgtgtcaaactgccaacggctgaaatcacgtgactttggtgctccgaacagcaaattcgatacactgattcactgtgctccgatgcttcctgaagcattgttttgaaatcggccatcactaaataagcactccaaaaatattctcatcgctttataat containing:
- the LOC125249045 gene encoding uncharacterized protein LOC125249045 isoform X2, whose amino-acid sequence is MGISFIFFIFGLTVSAKEEDLQGFQSLQTESATFIITMPSEEQNSSSDNGGKVSTESPPRLTVAVISSPGTDLFHTPHERQHSSTVNATTTSDKDAITSNGESFVLAYGTGSHSTSKDSTAAKPFQSEGDYSLISNDEGRLHPSAKAEFESMMNDTMMPAAHLSGGREKISAFLHASLESKNQRVLESITPSPANDIPMVSASDPAVIDNHGESNDSVERLGENKNENWTLESFRAENPLNRTEEASLTKNQSTIMHFTVLQGLGLLTTELSQNPKNGSGHEPKEQKNLLSPSSLILDTPLQVKSPSQVILNKMTESSKNPSTNGPKPFGVSLKNPDSMFLFSASKLTPTMIPDATRLNYFSNMVTAAGEMHVTKQFVASRLISDSMHRIVSARDGLESKSIFYTKSSKERQIKPTLQTSANSFVHRLSKSDLSLVAQNSSLLKTSDLCTKEARTSNISVTEKHNKMDHFPVRLSELIDFSTASFTNAEEATIANKQMFMKQTQSSLAAFRTLLPQEDTSKNHDQFDELSTALPLPPLTKLENVFHVFKVNDHQPQKPLNHFPSERLKPFVSAQTHESIPLSFTSATVKRFTNMENLTKFDSTNQNQQYGVSQKVSYIISKRPNVNSSRLTGHETANTTTINESMSHFRVPLTNSNIPTTKTFITTTMFLKPWVSFANISLFARAILQKKSFLLPTPFGKSQNTVTTDSKVFSKSNSEYAFLNHSLTTKKIGLPLEDKQQDLKNPRGTVMLFFGSYTVSSIPSVQRLIEAHPGEVFLTEAPQTQSVLQIESYLKKRDDMVKPTTLKHHGQNSSSVVGMNQTLLMPIPRKIVLHPIHTSVSPVVHLNTEFKRHLTPSASPSVSIWPAITQKSGQDNHKNSLSSYHMFVNLSDVKEHPQNMTSSQISGISRHTTAVAQPEGALNTSLLESSNGTTFPLFLFQMQNVLHKEHLTLTEDHTDFFSTVNQHSQTTQSDFPADEMSSLGATDEIQKHLGRTALSAVTGEKFSPLVHADLSFSSTEKQLLPNGSLPSRGGSEDISHAITPFAESDYGRSTEFVSDLPVINRKRRVTSSDSLSGLAQISDDICGTGNYTAEMSLNLERDIMPGDLIPALGNLRVVISLKTNNSQVNLEIKSCCLSPTGRLDEFNTTCCIFSRLPIEPHGIRLLPSVLSKRASFTISLFQMINYSTAYLHCDLSVCLRNHSECERCLQHRNAHLREESRAIFSSTGNRISFGPVLKGADNSSASETADDTEAMVVIISSVACCLLACLALLLVWIGNRRCLQRSAYCWSRGLCEC
- the LOC125249045 gene encoding uncharacterized protein LOC125249045 isoform X3, with amino-acid sequence MGISFIFFIFGLTVSAKEEDLQGFQSLQTESATFIITMPSEEQNSSSDNGGKVSTESPPRLTVAVISSPGTDLFHTPHERQHSSTVNATTTSDKDAITSNGESFVLAYGTGSHSTSKDSTAAKPFQSEGDYSLISNDEGRLHPSAKAEFESMMNDTMMPAAHLSGGREKISAFLHASLESKNQRVLESITPSPANDIPMVSASDPAVIDNHGESNDSVERLGENKNENWTLESFRAENPLNRTEEASLTKNQSTIMHFTVLQGLGLLTTELSQNPKNGSGHEPKEQKNLLSPSSLILDTPLQVKSPSQVILNKMTESSKNPSTNGPKPFGVSLKNPDSMFLFSASKLTPTMIPDATRLNYFSNMVTAAGEMHVTKQFVASRLISDSMHRIVSARDGLESKSIFYTKSSKERQIKPTLQTSANSFVHRLSKSDLSLVAQNSSLLKTSDLCTKEARTSNISVTEKHNKMDHFPVRLSELIDFSTASFTNAEEATIANKQMFMKQTQSSLAAFRTLLPQEDTSKNHDQFDELSTALPLPPLTKLENVFHVFKVNDHQPQKPLNHFPSERLKPFVSAQTHESIPLSFTSATVKRFTNMENLTKFDSTNQNQQYGVSQKVSYIISKRPNVNSSRLTGHETANTTTINESMSHFRVPLTNSNIPTTKTFITTTMFLKPWVSFANISLFARAILQKKSFLLPTPFGKSQNTVTTDSKVFSKSNSEYAFLNHSLTTKKIGLPLEDKQQDLKNPRGTVMLFFGSYTVSSIPSVQRLIEAHPGEVFLTEAPQTQSVLQIESYLKKRDDMVKPTTLKHHGQNSSSVVGMNQTLLMPIPRKIVLHPIHTSVSPVVHLNTEFKRHLTPSASPSVSIWPAITQKSGQDNHKNSLSSYHMFVNLSDVKEHPQNMTSSQISGISRHTTAVAQPEGALNTSLLESSNGTTFPLFLFQMQNVLHKEHLTLTEDHTDFFSTVNQHSQTTQSDFPADEMSSLGATDEIQKHLGRTALSAVTGEKFSPLVHADLSFSSTEKQLLPNGSLPSRGGSEDISHAITPFAESDYGRSTEFVSDLPVINRKRRVTSSDSLIWRKSQMISAALATTQQR
- the LOC125249045 gene encoding uncharacterized protein LOC125249045 isoform X1, giving the protein MGISFIFFIFGLTVSAKEEDLQGFQSLQTESATFIITMPSEEQNSSSDNGGKVSTESPPRLTVAVISSPGTDLFHTPHERQHSSTVNATTTSDKDAITSNGESFVLAYGTGSHSTSKDSTAAKPFQSEGDYSLISNDEGRLHPSAKAEFESMMNDTMMPAAHLSGGREKISAFLHASLESKNQRVLESITPSPANDIPMVSASDPAVIDNHGESNDSVERLGENKNENWTLESFRAENPLNRTEEASLTKNQSTIMHFTVLQGLGLLTTELSQNPKNGSGHEPKEQKNLLSPSSLILDTPLQVKSPSQVILNKMTESSKNPSTNGPKPFGVSLKNPDSMFLFSASKLTPTMIPDATRLNYFSNMVTAAGEMHVTKQFVASRLISDSMHRIVSARDGLESKSIFYTKSSKERQIKPTLQTSANSFVHRLSKSDLSLVAQNSSLLKTSDLCTKEARTSNISVTEKHNKMDHFPVRLSELIDFSTASFTNAEEATIANKQMFMKQTQSSLAAFRTLLPQEDTSKNHDQFDELSTALPLPPLTKLENVFHVFKVNDHQPQKPLNHFPSERLKPFVSAQTHESIPLSFTSATVKRFTNMENLTKFDSTNQNQQYGVSQKVSYIISKRPNVNSSRLTGHETANTTTINESMSHFRVPLTNSNIPTTKTFITTTMFLKPWVSFANISLFARAILQKKSFLLPTPFGKSQNTVTTDSKVFSKSNSEYAFLNHSLTTKKIGLPLEDKQQDLKNPRGTVMLFFGSYTVSSIPSVQRLIEAHPGEVFLTEAPQTQSVLQIESYLKKRDDMVKPTTLKHHGQNSSSVVGMNQTLLMPIPRKIVLHPIHTSVSPVVHLNTEFKRHLTPSASPSVSIWPAITQKSGQDNHKNSLSSYHMFVNLSDVKEHPQNMTSSQISGISRHTTAVAQPEGALNTSLLESSNGTTFPLFLFQMQNVLHKEHLTLTEDHTDFFSTVNQHSQTTQSDFPADEMSSLGATDEIQKHLGRTALSAVTGEKFSPLVHADLSFSSTEKQLLPNGSLPSRGGSEDISHAITPFAESDYGRSTEFVSDLPVINRKRRVTSSDSLSGLAQISDDICGTGNYTAEMSLNLERDIMPGDLIPALGNLRVVISLKTNNSQVNLEIKSCCLSPTGRLDEFNTTCCIFSRLPIEPHGIRLLPSVLSKRASFTISLFQMINYSTAYLHCDLSVCLRNHSECERQCLQHRNAHLREESRAIFSSTGNRISFGPVLKGADNSSASETADDTEAMVVIISSVACCLLACLALLLVWIGNRRCLQRSAYCWSRGLCEC